Proteins encoded together in one Altererythrobacter epoxidivorans window:
- a CDS encoding acyl-CoA dehydrogenase family protein, translating into MAAIDVPQPEFMDDEEISIFADAVGKFYQQHAPEKRVLKWREEGQVERDFWREAGQAGLLGVSVPEEYGGHGGDFRHEMVVIDQQAKHGVEGFAASLHNTVILPYVVRHGTEEQKKKYLPKLVSGELVSAIAMTEPGVGSDLQSITTTALKDGNGYRINGAKTYISNGQTADFIIVVAKTDPNERAKGISLMLLETDGAEGFQRGKKLDKIGLDAADTSELFFDDVFVPSENVLGGVEGKGFYQLMGELPQERLIIAMGAMTGIEKALETTLDYVKSRKAFGQTIWDFQNTQFVLADLKARGTAARVFVNDCIARHLKGELDVATACMAKYWVTELQGEVVDKCLQFHGGAGYINDYPIARMYRDSRITRIFGGSNEVMKMVISRSM; encoded by the coding sequence ATGGCCGCAATCGACGTACCCCAGCCCGAATTCATGGACGACGAGGAGATTTCGATCTTCGCCGACGCCGTGGGAAAATTCTACCAGCAGCACGCACCGGAAAAGCGCGTCCTCAAATGGCGTGAAGAAGGCCAGGTCGAACGCGACTTCTGGCGTGAAGCGGGCCAGGCCGGGCTGCTCGGCGTGTCGGTGCCGGAGGAATACGGCGGCCATGGCGGCGATTTCCGCCACGAGATGGTCGTGATCGACCAGCAGGCAAAACATGGCGTCGAAGGTTTTGCCGCCAGCCTGCACAATACGGTCATCCTGCCTTACGTCGTCCGTCACGGTACCGAGGAGCAGAAGAAGAAATATCTTCCGAAGCTGGTTTCGGGCGAGCTGGTCAGCGCCATCGCAATGACCGAACCGGGTGTCGGGTCAGACCTCCAGTCGATCACGACGACAGCGCTGAAGGACGGCAACGGCTATCGTATCAACGGGGCCAAGACCTACATCTCGAACGGGCAGACGGCCGACTTCATCATCGTTGTCGCCAAGACCGACCCGAACGAGCGCGCCAAGGGTATTTCCCTGATGCTGCTCGAAACCGACGGCGCCGAAGGTTTCCAGCGCGGCAAGAAGCTCGACAAGATCGGGCTTGATGCTGCCGACACCTCCGAACTGTTCTTCGACGACGTGTTCGTACCGTCCGAGAACGTCCTCGGCGGCGTAGAGGGCAAGGGCTTCTACCAGTTGATGGGCGAACTGCCGCAGGAACGCCTGATCATCGCCATGGGCGCAATGACCGGCATCGAGAAGGCACTGGAAACGACGCTCGACTACGTGAAGAGCCGCAAGGCCTTCGGTCAGACCATCTGGGACTTCCAGAACACGCAGTTCGTGCTGGCCGACCTGAAGGCACGCGGTACTGCAGCGCGGGTGTTCGTCAACGACTGCATCGCCCGTCACCTGAAGGGCGAACTCGACGTCGCAACCGCCTGCATGGCCAAGTACTGGGTCACCGAATTGCAGGGCGAAGTCGTCGACAAGTGCCTGCAGTTCCACGGCGGCGCCGGCTACATCAATGATTATCCGATCGCCCGGATGTACCGCGACAGCCGCATCACGCGGATCTTCGGCGGGTCGAACGAAGTCATGAAAATGGTCATTTCCCGCTCGATGTAA
- the rplK gene encoding 50S ribosomal protein L11 produces MAKKIDGYIKLQVPAGTANPSPPIGPALGQRGVNIMEFCKAFNAATDSLEKGMPIPTTITVYADRSFSFVTKSPPASFLIKKAAKLKSGSKEPGKVSAGTIKRSALAEIAQTKMADLNANDIEQATKIIEGSARSMGLDVVEG; encoded by the coding sequence ATGGCCAAGAAAATCGACGGCTATATCAAGCTGCAGGTGCCTGCCGGCACCGCCAATCCCTCGCCGCCTATCGGCCCTGCACTGGGTCAGCGCGGCGTGAACATCATGGAATTCTGCAAGGCCTTCAATGCTGCGACCGACAGCCTTGAAAAGGGCATGCCGATTCCGACCACGATCACGGTCTATGCCGACCGTTCGTTCAGCTTCGTCACCAAGAGCCCGCCAGCGAGCTTCCTGATCAAGAAGGCTGCAAAGCTGAAGTCGGGTTCGAAGGAACCAGGCAAGGTTTCGGCCGGAACGATCAAGCGTTCGGCCCTTGCTGAAATCGCCCAGACCAAGATGGCCGACCTGAACGCAAACGATATCGAACAGGCAACCAAGATCATCGAAGGCTCCGCGCGTTCGATGGGTCTCGACGTGGTGGAGGGCTAA
- a CDS encoding competence/damage-inducible protein A yields the protein MSDRIYTAGLVIIGDEILSGRTHDKNIAQIATWLQVQGIRLAEVRVVPDVIARIVEAVNALREANDYLFTTGGIGPTHDDITVDAVAEALGVPVIVHPEAKAMLERYYKSIDKELTEARLRMARVPEGAELIPNRMSGAPGIKIGNMHLMAGVPHITAGMLDALTGTLEGGAPLLSETIGCWTPESEVSEILREVEKAHENCQIGSYPFFREGRVGANFVIRSTDRDALNSCVDTLCEALGEEGLDFTPGGI from the coding sequence ATGAGCGATCGTATCTATACCGCCGGGCTCGTCATTATCGGTGACGAGATTCTTTCCGGCCGCACGCATGACAAGAACATCGCGCAAATCGCGACCTGGCTGCAGGTGCAGGGCATTCGCCTTGCCGAGGTCCGCGTCGTTCCCGACGTCATCGCGCGGATCGTCGAAGCGGTAAACGCGCTGCGAGAGGCAAACGACTACCTCTTCACCACCGGCGGCATCGGCCCGACGCATGACGACATCACCGTCGATGCCGTTGCCGAAGCACTGGGCGTTCCGGTGATCGTCCATCCCGAAGCGAAGGCGATGCTCGAACGGTATTACAAGAGCATCGACAAGGAACTGACCGAGGCACGGCTTCGCATGGCGCGCGTGCCCGAGGGGGCCGAGCTCATCCCCAATCGCATGTCGGGCGCGCCCGGTATCAAGATCGGCAACATGCACCTGATGGCAGGCGTGCCGCACATCACTGCGGGCATGCTCGACGCCCTGACAGGGACGCTCGAAGGCGGCGCTCCGCTGCTGTCCGAAACCATCGGCTGCTGGACGCCCGAAAGCGAGGTTTCGGAGATCCTGCGCGAAGTCGAAAAGGCGCATGAGAACTGCCAGATCGGCAGCTATCCTTTCTTCCGCGAAGGGCGGGTGGGAGCGAACTTCGTCATCCGTTCGACCGATCGGGATGCGCTGAATAGCTGCGTCGACACGCTGTGCGAGGCTCTCGGCGAAGAAGGCCTAGATTTCACGCCTGGCGGCATCTAA
- a CDS encoding crotonase/enoyl-CoA hydratase family protein, with translation MSDDVLTEVRDGILIITINRPEAKNAMNKAAAEGIAAAIDRLDSEDDLRVGILTGAGGTFCSGMDLKGFLRGESPSVEGRGFGGITQKGPVKPLIAAVEGYALAGGMELMISCDLIVANKDSKFGIPEAKRGLAAAAGGLMKLPHLIPPKIAMELALTGDFIDTARAYELGLINRVVDGSALDAAIELAGRITANGPIAVRVSKQIVVESADWSSEEMWDKQAKLLPQVFMSEDAREGAAAFAEKRAPNWKGK, from the coding sequence ATGAGCGACGATGTCCTGACGGAAGTCCGCGATGGCATACTGATCATCACCATCAACCGCCCCGAGGCGAAGAACGCGATGAACAAGGCCGCAGCCGAGGGAATCGCCGCCGCCATCGACCGGCTCGATTCGGAAGATGACCTGCGCGTCGGAATCCTGACCGGGGCTGGCGGAACCTTCTGTTCGGGCATGGACCTCAAGGGTTTCCTGCGCGGCGAATCGCCCAGCGTCGAAGGCCGCGGTTTCGGTGGCATCACGCAGAAAGGCCCGGTCAAACCGCTGATCGCCGCAGTCGAAGGCTATGCCCTGGCAGGTGGCATGGAACTGATGATTTCGTGCGACCTGATCGTTGCCAACAAGGATTCGAAGTTCGGCATTCCCGAAGCGAAGCGCGGACTGGCTGCCGCCGCCGGCGGCCTGATGAAGCTGCCGCACCTGATCCCGCCGAAGATCGCGATGGAACTCGCACTGACCGGCGACTTCATCGACACAGCGCGCGCCTACGAACTCGGCCTGATCAACCGCGTCGTCGACGGATCGGCGCTCGACGCAGCGATCGAACTCGCCGGACGCATCACGGCCAACGGCCCGATCGCAGTCCGCGTCTCGAAGCAGATCGTTGTCGAATCGGCCGACTGGAGCTCGGAAGAGATGTGGGACAAGCAGGCCAAGCTGCTGCCGCAGGTATTCATGAGCGAAGATGCCCGCGAAGGCGCGGCAGCCTTTGCCGAAAAACGCGCGCCGAACTGGAAGGGAAAGTAA
- a CDS encoding polysaccharide deacetylase family protein, with protein MMTVYLTIDTEYSSGLVEGTRLSDRAENYARSIACISPEGPIGIPHKLRLLEEYGQKAVFFVDPMPALVWGVAAIEDVVAPILEAGQDVQLHCHTEWLEIAGADNPFGGRTGTNIADFAFEDQCRILEYARDTLVAAGAPMPVAFRAGNYGANDDTLRALAEIGIAYDTSFCPAIPDGDCKISLTQDDLVPIAHCNVIEVPIGSIGAVGGGLRHAQLTALSLREMRAAVRHARDAGQQQFTFVSHSFELFNRRTLAANKIVRRRFDGLCRDLKSMRRVRTGNYRDDPPAIAPQALQAEPLPADPIRTGLRVAEQLVSNTLYGAL; from the coding sequence ATGATGACCGTCTATCTGACTATCGACACCGAATATTCTTCGGGGCTGGTCGAAGGCACGCGCCTTTCCGACCGCGCGGAGAACTACGCGCGCTCGATCGCCTGCATCTCGCCGGAAGGGCCGATCGGCATCCCCCACAAGCTCAGGCTGCTGGAAGAATACGGACAGAAAGCCGTGTTCTTCGTCGATCCGATGCCGGCGCTGGTCTGGGGCGTCGCCGCGATCGAGGATGTCGTCGCGCCAATCCTGGAGGCCGGGCAGGACGTCCAGCTGCACTGCCACACCGAATGGCTCGAGATCGCCGGTGCCGACAATCCATTCGGCGGCAGGACAGGCACCAACATCGCAGATTTCGCTTTCGAGGACCAATGCCGGATCCTCGAATATGCGCGCGATACCCTTGTTGCCGCCGGTGCCCCCATGCCGGTGGCATTTCGTGCCGGCAATTACGGCGCCAATGACGATACCTTGCGTGCGCTGGCAGAGATCGGGATTGCCTACGACACCAGCTTCTGCCCCGCGATACCCGATGGCGATTGCAAGATCTCGCTCACACAAGACGATCTTGTGCCGATCGCACATTGCAACGTGATCGAGGTGCCGATCGGCAGTATCGGCGCCGTTGGCGGCGGATTGCGCCATGCCCAGCTCACTGCCCTCTCGCTAAGGGAGATGAGGGCCGCCGTGCGCCACGCTCGCGACGCAGGGCAACAGCAGTTCACCTTCGTCTCGCACAGCTTCGAGCTGTTCAATCGCCGAACCCTGGCTGCGAACAAGATCGTGCGTCGCCGTTTCGACGGACTGTGCCGCGACCTTAAGAGCATGCGCCGAGTGCGCACAGGCAATTACCGTGACGATCCGCCTGCAATCGCTCCGCAGGCTCTCCAGGCAGAGCCCCTGCCCGCCGATCCGATCCGCACCGGGCTGCGCGTCGCCGAACAGCTGGTTTCGAACACGCTCTATGGTGCGCTGTGA
- the rplA gene encoding 50S ribosomal protein L1, giving the protein MAKQTKKQQTVAKLDSEKLYTVDEALTVLREHKAKFDETVEVAMNLGVDPRHADQMVRGMVSLPSGTGKDVKVAVFAKGDNAEKALAAGADKVGAEDLMEDMQAGNLDYDRVIATPDMMGVVGRLGKVLGPKGLMPNPKLGTVTPNVEQAVKDAKGGQVEFRVEKMGIIHSGIGKLSFKDEDLKANFKALTDAIVKAKPSGAKGKYVRKVTVTSSMGPGLKVDLSEVEGA; this is encoded by the coding sequence ATGGCCAAGCAGACCAAGAAGCAGCAGACCGTTGCCAAGCTGGACAGCGAAAAGCTGTACACTGTCGACGAAGCCCTGACCGTACTGCGCGAGCACAAGGCGAAGTTCGACGAGACCGTCGAAGTCGCCATGAACCTCGGCGTCGATCCGCGTCACGCAGACCAGATGGTCCGTGGCATGGTTTCGCTGCCGTCGGGCACGGGCAAGGACGTCAAGGTTGCCGTCTTCGCCAAGGGCGACAACGCCGAGAAGGCTCTCGCCGCCGGTGCCGACAAGGTCGGTGCAGAAGACCTCATGGAAGACATGCAGGCCGGCAATCTCGACTACGACCGCGTGATCGCGACCCCCGACATGATGGGTGTCGTCGGCCGTCTCGGTAAGGTTCTGGGTCCGAAGGGCCTGATGCCGAACCCGAAGCTCGGCACCGTCACGCCGAACGTGGAACAGGCCGTCAAGGACGCCAAGGGCGGCCAGGTCGAATTCCGCGTCGAGAAGATGGGCATCATCCACTCGGGCATCGGCAAGCTGTCGTTCAAGGACGAAGACCTGAAGGCGAACTTCAAGGCTCTGACCGACGCGATCGTCAAGGCGAAGCCTTCGGGCGCCAAGGGCAAGTACGTCCGCAAGGTCACCGTGACCTCGTCGATGGGCCCGGGCCTCAAGGTCGACCTGTCGGAAGTCGAAGGCGCGTAA
- a CDS encoding tetratricopeptide repeat protein, with amino-acid sequence MKIRKLRLAIMVGLGAMIAAPMSIASAQDDPRIAKAAQHAKACEGGNAEACYQRGLLAYMFPNRLSEQLRYFERACAADHATACLQAAEGWEHGPNRNPDKAKFRALMRKACNLGNKSGCSRYAMMATYGWNGPVDFADAKWAFDKDCELSKGSQFESCDGDKIIADARGKYEARQDLYKRAAALPPSSAPKPAKVDTTITEDMYVKQSGSRSNARDTSRSGYTSCTKSDGSRGQRYWYYGFDNKRKEGPCL; translated from the coding sequence ATGAAAATCCGGAAACTTCGTCTTGCAATCATGGTCGGCTTGGGCGCGATGATCGCGGCTCCGATGTCGATCGCCTCAGCGCAAGATGACCCACGGATAGCAAAGGCTGCGCAGCACGCGAAAGCGTGCGAGGGCGGAAACGCAGAGGCATGTTACCAGCGCGGGCTGCTCGCCTACATGTTCCCGAACAGACTGTCGGAGCAATTGCGCTATTTCGAGCGCGCCTGCGCCGCAGACCATGCAACGGCCTGCCTCCAAGCGGCGGAGGGCTGGGAACATGGGCCTAACCGCAATCCCGACAAGGCGAAGTTTCGCGCACTGATGCGCAAGGCCTGCAACCTTGGCAACAAGTCCGGCTGTTCAAGATACGCCATGATGGCGACGTACGGGTGGAATGGTCCGGTCGATTTTGCAGACGCGAAGTGGGCCTTCGACAAGGACTGCGAGCTTTCCAAGGGCAGTCAGTTCGAGAGTTGCGACGGCGACAAGATCATCGCCGATGCTCGGGGCAAGTACGAAGCCCGCCAGGATTTGTACAAGCGCGCTGCAGCCTTGCCGCCGAGCAGCGCCCCGAAACCAGCAAAGGTCGACACGACCATCACCGAGGACATGTATGTGAAACAGTCCGGCAGTCGCAGCAATGCGCGGGACACCAGCCGGTCGGGCTATACCTCTTGCACCAAGAGCGACGGCAGCCGGGGCCAGCGGTACTGGTATTACGGCTTCGACAACAAGCGCAAAGAGGGACCCTGCCTCTAA
- a CDS encoding flavin-containing monooxygenase yields MLATPPDFDMLIVGAGISGIGMAAHMRMKSPGRSFAIVERRDQIGGTWDLFRYPGIRSDSDMHTLGFDFEPWRHEKSIADGPSILDYLNRIADERDIRRHIHFGQKVVSADFRPDEARWHVTVESEDGERKLMTANFLYLGSGYYDYDDPYDAGFDFSKFEGKVVHPQFWPEDMDYSGKNVVVIGSGATAVTIVPSMADKAAKVTMLQRTPTWMFSRPAKDAVANFLRKILPEKTAYAITRFKNIKMQDFSFKMARNKPEKVKEGLHKRIEKALGKDFDREAFTPPYDPWDQRLCLVPDNDLFDAMKAGKADIVTGNIERFEKEGVRLKSGELLPADIIVTATGLKLAVAGKIAISVAGEPVDFSQRYYYKGCMFSNLPNLAVVFGYLNASWTLRADINSDYICRVLNHMEATGTDLATPVLTAEEEAKIEDDNIFDFSSGYIQRAMHIMPKSAKAYPWRLNQEYVFDRKMLKDGPVEDGLLTFTKVGANAVQRDEQLEAAE; encoded by the coding sequence ATGCTGGCGACACCCCCTGATTTTGACATGTTGATCGTCGGAGCCGGAATTAGCGGCATCGGCATGGCAGCCCATATGCGGATGAAATCGCCCGGTCGCAGCTTCGCCATCGTCGAGCGCCGTGACCAGATCGGCGGGACCTGGGACCTGTTCCGCTATCCCGGCATCCGTTCCGACAGCGACATGCATACGCTGGGTTTCGACTTCGAACCCTGGAGACATGAGAAGTCGATCGCCGACGGCCCTTCTATCCTCGACTACCTGAACCGGATCGCGGACGAGCGCGACATCCGCCGACACATCCATTTCGGCCAGAAGGTCGTTTCGGCGGACTTCCGCCCCGACGAAGCGCGCTGGCACGTCACCGTCGAAAGCGAAGATGGAGAGCGCAAGCTGATGACCGCCAACTTCCTCTATCTCGGTTCGGGCTATTACGACTACGACGATCCCTATGATGCCGGGTTCGATTTCAGCAAATTCGAAGGGAAGGTCGTCCATCCCCAGTTCTGGCCTGAAGACATGGACTACAGCGGCAAGAACGTCGTCGTGATCGGTTCGGGAGCTACCGCAGTCACCATCGTCCCTTCGATGGCGGACAAGGCGGCCAAGGTCACCATGCTTCAGCGCACGCCGACCTGGATGTTCTCGCGCCCGGCGAAGGACGCGGTGGCGAACTTCCTGCGCAAGATCCTGCCGGAGAAGACCGCCTATGCGATCACCCGGTTCAAGAACATCAAGATGCAGGATTTCAGCTTCAAGATGGCTCGGAACAAGCCGGAGAAGGTGAAGGAAGGCCTGCACAAGCGGATCGAGAAGGCGCTGGGAAAGGATTTCGATCGCGAAGCCTTCACCCCGCCCTATGACCCATGGGACCAGCGCCTGTGTCTCGTGCCGGACAACGACCTGTTCGACGCGATGAAGGCGGGCAAGGCCGACATCGTGACAGGGAATATCGAGCGGTTCGAGAAAGAAGGCGTCCGCCTCAAATCGGGCGAACTCCTGCCGGCAGACATCATCGTGACCGCCACCGGGTTGAAGCTGGCCGTTGCCGGCAAGATCGCGATCAGCGTCGCAGGAGAGCCGGTCGATTTCAGCCAGCGTTATTACTACAAGGGCTGCATGTTCTCGAACCTGCCCAACCTTGCGGTGGTGTTCGGCTATCTCAACGCCAGCTGGACGCTCAGGGCCGATATCAATTCGGACTACATCTGCCGCGTGCTGAACCACATGGAGGCGACGGGGACTGACCTCGCCACGCCGGTGCTGACCGCAGAGGAAGAAGCGAAGATCGAAGACGACAACATCTTCGATTTCTCGTCCGGCTATATCCAGCGCGCCATGCATATCATGCCGAAGAGCGCAAAGGCCTATCCGTGGCGGCTCAACCAGGAATATGTCTTCGACCGTAAGATGCTGAAGGACGGCCCGGTCGAAGATGGCCTGCTGACCTTCACCAAGGTCGGGGCCAATGCCGTGCAGCGGGACGAACAACTCGAAGCTGCGGAGTAG
- a CDS encoding TonB-dependent receptor — MNRKLAYAAGLLVGTSLATPAFAQDEDQASARTPAADNVIIVTATRRASDVQDIPIAVTAVTPQELNRQGVNNIQTLSTVAPSFNIQSSQTESQGTSIRIRGIGTTGNNIGLESAVGVFIDGVYQSRPGVALGELVDVQQVEILRGPQGTLFGRNTTAGAVVVRNNPPDLNEFGGFVEATYGNYNFINVKGAVNAPVGETFGVRLTGAYRKRDGFLIDASGNDVNDKDRYMLRGQALWEPSPDMSLRIIADYQKADELCCDAITLSPGAGYTQSYIDAAYPNGFVAPFLPATDGNVTLNRIDKSDLYGNSEKFVNGNKQWGISGELTYDFGPAEFTALVAYRDFHAKSIQDDFQGVQVYSVAGVTEDVLPPTFDDIKTFTAEARLQGTAGMLDWLVGAYYADEKIVEEASLTLGPDFQAYVGQANFGPVLGALAPAYLGYVAQAGAYLNSVLAGTPNPAIFATPISADNAYGYNRYEQKGESWSVFTHNIINVTDNFSVTLGARYVDDSKDGSYDQLDASNPACLAGLTLAGTPQADAYAALEPVVGAQLAGVLSLPALNGPAAFINCFPFAAPALGVSFLPKEFDLNFSDDEFIYTGQIGWEPNPDLLTYASFTHGYKAGGFNLDSTAAASGGDPRFQSEEIDSYEIGVKSTILDGRGRANFAFFYNELSNFQVLEFTGTQFQTFNVDDVTAKGVEAELFSQWNPYVSNSLSVTYTDAKYGSDCDRRYVEAGGPNPAIELCDTSLTNAPKWVGVFGMTYDGPISSGTNWEMLANVNVRYESDRRTSTKGLLSENGVLTGPVAFDVQEANVKVNARLGFKTPDDSLSIEFWGRNIFNEITRGVTFNTPLTGSGIGTGRSAFIDDPRTYGVTVRSRF; from the coding sequence ATGAATCGTAAGCTCGCTTATGCGGCTGGGTTGCTCGTCGGTACTTCCCTGGCCACCCCGGCTTTTGCGCAGGATGAGGACCAGGCGTCGGCCCGGACCCCGGCTGCCGACAATGTCATTATCGTTACGGCAACGCGCCGCGCCTCCGACGTCCAGGATATTCCGATCGCCGTGACCGCGGTGACGCCGCAGGAACTGAACCGTCAGGGCGTCAACAACATCCAGACATTGTCCACGGTCGCACCGAGCTTCAACATCCAGTCCTCGCAGACGGAATCGCAAGGTACCTCGATCCGTATCCGCGGCATCGGCACCACCGGTAACAACATCGGCCTCGAAAGCGCGGTCGGTGTCTTCATCGACGGCGTCTATCAGTCTCGCCCGGGTGTCGCACTCGGCGAACTGGTCGACGTGCAGCAGGTCGAAATCCTCCGCGGCCCGCAGGGCACGCTCTTCGGTCGCAATACCACAGCGGGTGCAGTCGTGGTCCGCAACAATCCGCCGGATCTCAACGAATTCGGCGGCTTCGTCGAAGCGACCTACGGCAATTACAACTTTATCAACGTGAAGGGTGCGGTGAACGCCCCTGTCGGCGAAACCTTCGGTGTTCGCCTGACCGGTGCATATCGCAAGCGGGACGGCTTCCTGATCGATGCCAGCGGCAACGATGTGAACGACAAGGACCGCTACATGCTGCGCGGCCAGGCCCTGTGGGAGCCTTCGCCCGACATGAGCCTGCGCATCATCGCCGACTACCAGAAGGCGGATGAACTGTGCTGCGACGCGATCACACTGTCGCCCGGCGCAGGTTACACGCAGTCATACATCGATGCTGCCTATCCGAACGGCTTCGTCGCGCCATTCCTTCCGGCAACGGACGGCAATGTCACGCTGAACCGCATCGACAAGAGCGATCTTTACGGCAACTCCGAAAAGTTCGTGAACGGCAACAAGCAGTGGGGCATCTCGGGTGAACTGACCTACGACTTCGGTCCGGCCGAATTCACTGCCCTGGTCGCCTATCGCGACTTCCATGCAAAGAGCATTCAGGACGACTTCCAGGGAGTTCAGGTCTATTCGGTCGCCGGTGTCACGGAAGACGTGCTTCCGCCGACGTTCGACGACATCAAGACCTTCACTGCGGAAGCCCGCCTGCAGGGTACTGCCGGCATGCTCGACTGGCTGGTCGGCGCTTACTACGCCGATGAAAAGATCGTCGAAGAAGCCAGCCTGACGCTCGGCCCGGACTTCCAGGCCTATGTCGGCCAGGCGAACTTCGGCCCGGTCCTGGGCGCGCTTGCCCCGGCCTATCTGGGATATGTCGCCCAGGCGGGTGCCTACCTCAACTCGGTGCTTGCCGGCACGCCCAATCCGGCGATCTTCGCGACGCCGATCAGTGCCGACAACGCATACGGTTACAACCGGTATGAACAGAAGGGCGAAAGCTGGTCGGTCTTCACCCACAACATCATCAACGTGACGGATAATTTCAGCGTGACGCTGGGCGCACGTTACGTCGATGACAGCAAGGATGGCAGCTACGACCAGCTCGACGCCAGCAACCCGGCCTGCCTTGCCGGCCTGACGCTGGCGGGGACACCGCAGGCAGATGCCTATGCGGCGCTCGAACCGGTGGTCGGTGCCCAGCTGGCAGGGGTGCTTTCGCTTCCCGCGCTCAACGGCCCGGCAGCGTTCATCAACTGCTTCCCGTTCGCTGCACCGGCGCTCGGCGTCAGCTTCCTGCCTAAGGAATTCGACCTCAACTTCAGCGATGACGAATTCATCTATACCGGCCAGATCGGTTGGGAACCGAACCCCGACCTGCTGACCTATGCCAGCTTCACGCATGGCTACAAGGCAGGCGGCTTCAACCTCGACTCGACTGCTGCTGCCAGCGGCGGCGATCCGCGGTTCCAGTCGGAAGAAATCGACTCTTACGAAATCGGTGTGAAGTCGACGATCTTGGATGGCCGCGGCCGTGCCAACTTCGCCTTCTTCTACAACGAGCTGTCGAACTTCCAGGTCTTGGAATTCACCGGCACGCAGTTCCAGACCTTCAACGTCGATGATGTGACGGCGAAGGGCGTCGAAGCCGAACTGTTCTCGCAGTGGAACCCGTATGTCAGCAACTCGCTGTCGGTGACCTACACCGATGCGAAATACGGCAGCGACTGCGATCGCCGCTATGTCGAGGCAGGTGGTCCCAACCCCGCCATCGAACTGTGTGACACTTCGCTCACTAATGCTCCCAAGTGGGTCGGTGTCTTCGGCATGACCTACGATGGTCCGATCTCGTCGGGCACCAATTGGGAAATGTTGGCGAACGTCAACGTGCGTTACGAAAGCGACCGTCGCACAAGCACCAAGGGCCTGCTTTCGGAAAACGGTGTGCTCACCGGTCCGGTCGCGTTCGACGTCCAGGAAGCCAATGTGAAGGTCAACGCCCGTCTCGGCTTCAAGACGCCGGACGATTCGCTGTCGATCGAGTTCTGGGGACGTAACATCTTCAACGAGATCACTCGCGGCGTCACCTTCAACACGCCGCTTACGGGCAGCGGGATCGGAACCGGTCGCAGCGCCTTCATCGACGATCCGCGCACCTATGGCGTGACAGTTCGCTCGCGCTTCTAA
- a CDS encoding GNAT family N-acetyltransferase yields MPRRLATWSFCLDDLLSGRVPPAPDDAEAGDGYRVLSAPAGQLDDIAGRFPDHAIGGRQDYARHYIDMSGSLDDYMAQFSGKTRSTLRRKQRKLAEECGGAYELREYRTPGEVARFLEQALPLSAMTYQARLLDAGLPEAPEAHAELFTLAEQDRLRCYLLGKGDEALAYLALPVEGETLVYAWLGYHPEWARLSPGTVLQMEALERLFAEDRYRWFDFTEGEGAHKAMFGTGSIDCASFLLLRKTLANRALMGARGGFDAAIVGAKAIAARTGAEALLRKALRA; encoded by the coding sequence GTGCCGCGCAGGCTTGCGACATGGTCTTTCTGTCTCGATGACCTTTTGAGCGGACGAGTGCCGCCAGCACCTGACGATGCCGAAGCTGGCGACGGATACCGGGTTCTGTCTGCACCTGCTGGCCAGTTGGATGACATAGCGGGAAGGTTCCCCGATCATGCCATCGGCGGACGGCAGGATTACGCTCGGCACTACATCGACATGTCGGGTAGCTTAGATGACTACATGGCGCAGTTTTCGGGCAAGACGCGCTCCACGCTCAGGCGGAAACAGCGCAAGCTCGCCGAAGAATGCGGCGGTGCGTACGAGCTGCGGGAATACCGGACACCCGGTGAGGTCGCCCGGTTTCTCGAGCAGGCCCTGCCCCTGTCGGCGATGACATACCAGGCCAGGTTGCTCGATGCCGGACTTCCTGAAGCACCCGAGGCGCATGCGGAGCTTTTCACGCTGGCAGAACAGGATCGCCTGCGCTGCTACCTGCTGGGCAAGGGCGATGAGGCGCTCGCCTATCTCGCCTTGCCGGTCGAGGGCGAGACGCTGGTCTATGCCTGGCTCGGCTATCATCCGGAGTGGGCACGGCTGTCGCCCGGCACTGTGCTGCAGATGGAGGCGCTGGAGCGCCTGTTTGCCGAGGATCGTTATCGCTGGTTCGATTTCACCGAGGGCGAAGGCGCGCACAAGGCAATGTTCGGCACCGGCAGCATCGATTGCGCAAGCTTCCTCCTGCTCCGGAAAACGCTTGCCAATCGTGCGCTCATGGGTGCCCGCGGCGGCTTCGATGCCGCTATCGTCGGGGCGAAGGCCATCGCCGCTAGGACCGGGGCCGAGGCGCTTTTGAGAAAAGCGCTGCGGGCATGA